A stretch of the Panicum virgatum strain AP13 chromosome 9N, P.virgatum_v5, whole genome shotgun sequence genome encodes the following:
- the LOC120692241 gene encoding hydrophobic protein LTI6A-like, which produces MADNAVTVVRIILAIILPPLGVFLKHGIKVEFWICLILSFFGYLPGIIYAVWVIVK; this is translated from the exons ATGGCGGACAACGCGGTGACGGTGGTGCGCATCATCCTCGCCATCATCCTCCCGCCGCTCGGCGTCTTCCTCAAGCACGGCATCAAG GTCGAGTTCTGGATCTGCCTCATCCTGTCCTTCTTCGGCTACCTCCCCGGGATCATCTACGCCGTCTGGGTCATCGTGAAGTAA
- the LOC120689230 gene encoding uncharacterized protein LOC120689230 translates to MQEVGNADRRIVLVNKGQEEDSPDEEEYAFEDDEEAAQMQPRWFAIARYYSGKTYSTWAMFSELSSVWGRRDPIPMRELGDNRFLVEFDSENLWRRVLDGEPWKHKKDAVIFVPYDGVQRMSEVVIESIPLWVRIYDIPVSTITDGFTRALGSKLGTVIAVGKAVQNYKRVKVEFPLAKSLQHMVEQRVKGKGLMVFLVKYENTPHFCFGCGRIGHAQEECPDEESIAGGVRFGKALRCSPQKMGTVRSMTIPAEDSGPVEPGIGRVSGLDSFMDSSGTSKSGGLGANATDHPSMLKRLAGFKAIKAGIGGDRKVSPGVRGVAKDIEKPKRNKKAANIVATIQELEEARLLPESRQAKKEVEATG, encoded by the exons ATGCAGGAGGTTGGTAATGCAGATCGAAGGATTGTGCTAGTGAATAAGGGCCAAGAGGAGGATAGCCCTGATGAGGAGGAGTATGCGTTCGAGGATGATGAGGAGGCGGCGCAAATGCAGCCTCGCTGGTTCGCCATTGCAAGGTACTACTCGGGGAAAACGTACTCTACCTGGGCCATGTTCTCAGAGCTTAGTTCGGTGTGGGGAAGAAGAGATCCTATACCTATGAGGGAGCTTGGGGACAACAGGTTCCTGGTGGAATTTGACTCAGAGAATCTATGGAGGCGGGTTTTGGATGGTGAACCTTGGAAGCACAAAAAGGATGCGGTGATCTTTGTTCCCTATGATGGGGTACAACGCATGTCTGAGGTAGTGATCGAATCTATACCGTTATGGGTACGAATATATGACATTCCAGTGTCGACGATCACGGATGGCTTCACTAGGGCTTTGGGTTCCAAGCTTGGGACGGTGATTGCAGTAGGTAAAGCGGTTCAGAATTACAAGAGGGTGAAGGTGGAGTTCCCCCTAGCAAAGTCCCTTCAGCACATGGTGGAGCAGAGAGTTAAAGGTAAAGGTTTAATGGTTTTCTTGGTTAAATATGAAAACACTCCACACTTTtgttttggttgtgggagaaTTGGCCATGCTCAGGAAGAATGCCCTGATGAGGAGAGCATTGCTGGTGGTGTTCGGTTTGGGAAAGCATTAAGATGTTCCCCACAGAAGATGGGGACAGTCAGGAGCATGACAATCCCGGCTGAGGACTCGGGA CCGGTTGAACCTGGGATTGGGAGAGTGTCGGGCCTGGATTCATTCATGGACTCCAGTGGCACGTCGAAGAGCGGTGGTCTGGGGGCAAATGCTACAGATCATCCTTCTATGCTGAAAAGACTAGCCGGCTTCAAAGCCATAAAGGCCGGGATCGGGGGCGATAGGAAAGTGTCGCCTGGTGTGCGTGGCGTGGCCAAGGATATCGAGAAGCCGAAACGTAACAAGAAAGCAGCTAACATTGTGGCAACCATCCAGGAGTTAGAGGAGGCGAGGTTGCTTCCTGAAAGCCGACAAGCAAAGAAGGAGGTTGAGGCAACGGGATAG